One stretch of Rhinolophus ferrumequinum isolate MPI-CBG mRhiFer1 chromosome 5, mRhiFer1_v1.p, whole genome shotgun sequence DNA includes these proteins:
- the EIF4E gene encoding eukaryotic translation initiation factor 4E: MATVEPETTPTPNPPPAEEEKTESNQEVANPEHYIKHPLQNRWALWFFKNDKSKTWQANLRLISKFDTVEDFWALYNHIQLSSNLMPGCDYSLFKDGIEPMWEDEKNKRGGRWLITLNKQQRRSDLDRFWLETLLCLIGESFDDYSDDVCGAVVNVRTKGDKIAIWTTECENREAVTHIGRVYKERLGLPPKIVIGYQSHADTATKSGSTTKNRFVV, from the exons GAAACCACCCCTACTCCTAATCCCCCGCCtgcagaagaagagaaaacagagtctAATCAGGAGGTTGCTAACCCGGAACACTATATTAAACATCCTTTACAGAACAG atgggcgctctggttttttaaaaatgataaaagcaaaactTGGCAAGCAAACCTTCGGCTGATCTCTAAGTTTGATACTGTTGAAGACTTTTGGGC TCTGTACAACCATATCCAGTTGTCTAGTAATTTAATGCCTGGCTGTGACTACTCACTTTTTAAG GATGGTATTGAACCTATGtgggaagatgagaaaaacaaacgaGGAGGACGATGGCTAATTACATTGAATAAACAGCAGAGACGAAGTGACCTCGATCGCTTTTGGCTAGAGACA ctgcTGTGCCTTATTGGAGAATCTTTTGATGACTACAGTGATGATGTATGTGGAGCTGTTGTTAATGTTAGAACTAAAGGTGATAAGATAGCAATATGGACTACTGAGTGTGAAAACAGAGAAGCTGTTACACATATAGG gagGGTATACAAGGAAAGGTTAGGACTTCCTCCAAAGATAGTAATTGGTTATCAGTCCCATGCAGACACAGCTACTAAGAGCGGCTCCACCACTAAAAATAGGTTTGTTGTTTAA